One region of Hydrogenispora ethanolica genomic DNA includes:
- a CDS encoding patatin-like phospholipase family protein: MNNQWIYRLLFFLILFFCSGSAVLAAEPARPRIGLALGGGSAIGFAHIGVLQWLEENRIPVDYVAGTSMGGLMGGCYAMGMSPAEIERFVKSLNWDRLFDSAPPYRALDFRRKEDKLDYPGEIEIGLKDKLYIPSGLSIYRVNLLLSRIALPYSAVRDFDELPIPYRCVATDIQNSEKVVLGDGSLSEAMRATMSLPGAFVPVERDGRLLVDGGLVDNVPADVAKAMGADLVIAVNCNQSNANKDLRRIDEILMSSINTLTNENVRQALKLADFVIQLQTGNLSSFDWNACDELIEAGYQSAARQGEELKKLALDPATWQEYLKRRSERKRLQAPVPRALKIQGTDEINQAEIAARLRPFIGKPVDVTALEVVLVDIMGSSFYESLRYEIVIQDQVPTLVITVREIAYGPPFVRYILQMNFVGDRADVNLRSRITAYNMAGEGAELRTDLSLGTSPGLGVELYKPFSTKGWFLVPRLEVKRSRGSLFLDGKQENHFTLDESGIGLSLGYSFNKFSEARLGYQAGYQRTDTIVGTPLREKDGRVRKTELRWSYRNANQGVLEGGVLCDVKADWYSDAPNASEPFSTAETSVKWVIPLNERKAVFTIVSAGAATSGNPPLMQQFTLGGPLRLGAYDSDEFRGDNYVLGTVGIIKDIGKPLGLKKMYLATFLENGGVFDDWSDIHCKTDFSLGLVSPTIFGTFYLGTSFGEGNQSRINFLLGRMF; this comes from the coding sequence ATGAACAATCAATGGATTTATCGATTATTATTTTTTTTGATACTGTTTTTTTGCAGCGGTTCCGCCGTCCTGGCGGCGGAACCGGCGCGGCCGCGAATCGGTCTGGCGCTGGGCGGAGGAAGCGCCATCGGCTTTGCGCATATCGGGGTTTTACAATGGCTGGAAGAAAATCGTATTCCCGTCGATTATGTGGCGGGGACCAGCATGGGGGGCCTTATGGGCGGATGTTACGCCATGGGAATGAGTCCCGCCGAAATCGAACGGTTCGTGAAAAGTCTCAATTGGGACCGGCTGTTTGACTCCGCTCCGCCCTATCGCGCGCTGGATTTCCGGCGCAAAGAAGACAAGCTCGACTACCCCGGAGAGATAGAGATAGGGTTGAAGGATAAGCTTTATATCCCCAGCGGGCTCTCCATCTATCGGGTGAACCTGTTGCTCAGCCGGATTGCCTTACCTTATTCCGCCGTTCGCGATTTTGACGAATTGCCGATTCCCTATCGTTGCGTGGCGACGGATATCCAAAACTCTGAGAAGGTCGTTTTGGGGGATGGCTCGTTATCCGAGGCGATGCGGGCCACGATGTCACTACCGGGAGCGTTCGTTCCGGTAGAACGGGACGGCCGCCTATTGGTGGATGGCGGCTTGGTGGATAATGTGCCGGCTGATGTCGCCAAAGCAATGGGCGCGGATCTCGTGATTGCGGTAAATTGCAATCAAAGCAACGCCAATAAGGATTTGCGCAGGATCGATGAGATCCTGATGAGTTCAATCAACACGCTCACCAACGAAAATGTCAGACAAGCTTTGAAGCTGGCGGATTTCGTCATTCAGCTTCAGACCGGGAATCTATCCTCTTTTGATTGGAATGCGTGCGACGAGCTGATTGAGGCCGGATACCAATCGGCCGCCAGGCAAGGGGAAGAATTAAAAAAATTGGCGCTCGATCCGGCAACGTGGCAAGAATACCTGAAAAGACGCTCCGAACGGAAACGGCTGCAAGCGCCGGTTCCCAGAGCGCTCAAGATCCAGGGCACCGATGAAATCAATCAGGCTGAAATCGCGGCCCGACTCCGGCCTTTTATTGGCAAGCCCGTCGATGTAACGGCATTAGAAGTGGTTTTGGTCGATATCATGGGGTCGTCATTTTATGAGAGTTTACGGTATGAAATAGTGATTCAAGATCAGGTGCCGACACTGGTGATCACTGTACGGGAAATCGCTTATGGTCCGCCTTTTGTCCGATATATTTTGCAAATGAATTTTGTGGGTGATCGCGCCGATGTAAATCTTCGTTCCCGAATCACGGCGTATAACATGGCGGGGGAAGGAGCCGAACTCCGTACTGATTTATCGCTCGGGACCTCTCCCGGCCTGGGCGTCGAACTCTATAAGCCCTTCTCGACGAAGGGCTGGTTCCTGGTGCCCCGTTTGGAAGTGAAACGAAGCCGCGGCAGTTTGTTTCTTGATGGGAAACAGGAGAACCATTTTACGCTGGATGAAAGTGGCATCGGTTTGAGCCTTGGTTACAGTTTCAATAAGTTTTCCGAGGCCAGATTGGGTTATCAGGCCGGTTACCAGCGCACCGATACCATCGTGGGGACGCCGTTGCGGGAGAAAGACGGCCGGGTCCGCAAAACGGAGTTGCGATGGAGCTACCGGAATGCCAATCAGGGAGTATTGGAGGGAGGGGTCCTATGCGACGTAAAGGCCGATTGGTATTCGGACGCTCCGAATGCTTCGGAGCCCTTCAGCACTGCCGAGACTTCTGTAAAATGGGTTATCCCGCTGAACGAACGAAAGGCGGTATTCACCATCGTGTCGGCCGGCGCCGCGACCAGCGGCAATCCGCCTCTAATGCAACAGTTTACCTTGGGCGGGCCGCTGCGATTGGGCGCCTATGATAGCGATGAATTCCGCGGCGACAATTATGTATTGGGAACGGTCGGCATCATCAAGGATATTGGGAAACCTTTGGGCCTGAAGAAGATGTATTTGGCTACGTTTCTTGAAAATGGCGGTGTTTTCGATGATTGGTCCGATATCCATTGTAAGACGGACTTCTCGCTTGGACTGGTAAGTCCCACGATCTTCGGGACATTTTACCTGGGGACCAGTTTTGGCGAGGGGAATCAGTCCAGGATTAATTTCTTGTTAGGACGCATGTTTTAA
- a CDS encoding AbrB/MazE/SpoVT family DNA-binding domain-containing protein has product MRPIGIVRRVDCLGRVVIPSELRRTMNIEDSDFLEIYTDRDMIVIKKYEPVCVFCGSPDGVKSIYEKNICESCRGELKAL; this is encoded by the coding sequence ATGAGGCCAATCGGGATTGTCCGGAGAGTTGACTGTCTTGGCAGGGTTGTGATCCCCAGTGAACTGCGGCGGACCATGAATATCGAGGATTCCGATTTCCTCGAAATCTATACCGACCGGGACATGATTGTCATCAAAAAATATGAACCGGTCTGCGTCTTTTGCGGCAGTCCCGACGGCGTAAAGAGCATTTATGAGAAAAACATTTGCGAGTCTTGCCGCGGGGAGCTGAAAGCGTTGTGA
- a CDS encoding glycoside hydrolase family 65 — MAIDRYQLVARHNPVLRECYPLSPLTIGNGEFAYTADITGMQSFPDSYREKVPLCTLAQWGWHTQPAEGGRHYQKNELKLKYFDAGGAKAGYAVESEGQEEAYDWLRINPHRLHLGQIGMEIMMDDGQPAEISDIRDIHQQLDLWRGILHSEFTTAGIPVSVKSCCHPFRDVVAFSVESELLQQNRLTIRFAFPYGAPDKTAADWSAVEKHRTVVMQRGDNRLRLLRLLDNNRYSVEILYPENGRVFRTGDHEFKMDVPEGSGKIEFSVSFTSEPPRGTLPAWLEVQSASEAYWREHWSKGGAVELSGSSDPRAFELERRIVLSQYLTAIQCAGSLPPQETGLTCNSWYGKFHLEMHWWHAAHFSFWGRHHLLERSLWWYRAILPKARELAGSQGYSGARWPKMAGPAGEDAPSPIGPLLIWQQPHPIYYAELCYRHHPSRETLEAYREIVFETAEFMASYAKYDPAHDRYVLGPPLIPAQENHAPETTVNPVFELEYWLFGLSTANQWRIRLGLPLDQKWEEIAAKLAELPVKEGVYIAHENCPLTFSRFNEDHPSMLGACGVLPGRKAKPEVMRQTLGKVLREWRFETMWGWDFPMLAMTAARLGQPEIAVSCLLMDSPKNTYLPNGHNCQGDRPDLPLYLPGNGGLLTAVALMAAGWDGCGTETPGFPKDGGWKVRWEGLRPLI, encoded by the coding sequence ATGGCGATAGACCGGTATCAATTGGTTGCCCGGCATAATCCGGTATTGAGAGAATGCTACCCTTTATCGCCTTTGACCATCGGCAATGGGGAATTCGCTTATACAGCCGATATCACCGGAATGCAAAGCTTCCCCGATAGTTATCGGGAGAAAGTTCCCCTGTGCACCCTGGCCCAATGGGGTTGGCATACCCAGCCGGCCGAGGGGGGCCGGCATTACCAGAAAAATGAGTTGAAACTCAAATATTTCGATGCCGGCGGAGCGAAAGCCGGGTATGCGGTTGAGAGCGAAGGGCAGGAGGAAGCGTACGATTGGCTGAGAATCAATCCGCACCGGCTTCATCTCGGCCAGATCGGCATGGAAATCATGATGGATGATGGGCAACCGGCCGAAATCTCCGACATTCGGGACATTCACCAGCAGCTCGATTTGTGGCGCGGGATCTTGCATAGCGAATTTACAACGGCCGGCATTCCGGTATCGGTCAAAAGCTGTTGCCATCCCTTTCGGGATGTGGTAGCCTTTTCGGTTGAGTCGGAACTGTTGCAGCAAAACCGGTTGACGATCCGGTTTGCCTTTCCCTATGGAGCGCCCGATAAAACCGCCGCCGATTGGTCAGCGGTTGAAAAGCACCGGACAGTCGTCATGCAACGGGGCGACAACCGGTTGCGTTTGCTGCGGCTGCTCGATAACAACCGTTACTCCGTGGAGATCTTATACCCGGAAAACGGCAGAGTCTTTCGAACCGGCGACCATGAATTCAAAATGGACGTTCCGGAAGGTTCCGGGAAAATCGAGTTTTCCGTCTCATTTACTTCCGAACCGCCGCGGGGAACCCTGCCCGCCTGGCTGGAGGTGCAGTCGGCTTCCGAAGCGTACTGGCGGGAGCATTGGTCCAAAGGCGGCGCCGTGGAGCTTTCCGGAAGCAGCGATCCCCGCGCGTTTGAGTTGGAGCGCAGAATCGTTTTATCCCAATATTTGACCGCTATTCAGTGCGCGGGCTCGCTGCCGCCCCAGGAAACCGGACTCACCTGCAACAGCTGGTACGGGAAATTCCATCTGGAGATGCATTGGTGGCATGCCGCCCATTTTTCGTTTTGGGGCCGGCATCATCTGCTGGAAAGAAGCCTCTGGTGGTACCGGGCGATTCTGCCCAAGGCGAGGGAACTGGCGGGATCCCAAGGCTACTCCGGGGCGCGCTGGCCGAAGATGGCCGGGCCCGCTGGAGAGGACGCGCCGTCGCCCATCGGCCCTTTGCTGATCTGGCAGCAACCTCATCCCATCTACTATGCGGAATTATGCTATAGGCATCACCCTTCCCGGGAAACTTTGGAGGCCTATCGGGAGATCGTCTTCGAGACGGCCGAATTCATGGCTTCCTACGCCAAGTATGATCCGGCCCATGACCGGTATGTCCTGGGCCCTCCGCTGATTCCGGCCCAGGAGAATCATGCGCCGGAAACGACGGTAAATCCAGTTTTTGAGCTGGAATACTGGCTTTTCGGGCTGTCGACCGCCAATCAATGGCGAATCCGCCTGGGTTTGCCGCTCGACCAAAAATGGGAAGAAATCGCTGCGAAGTTGGCGGAACTCCCGGTGAAGGAGGGAGTCTATATCGCCCACGAAAACTGTCCGTTGACCTTTTCCCGTTTTAACGAAGATCATCCTTCGATGTTGGGCGCCTGCGGTGTGCTTCCGGGACGCAAGGCCAAACCGGAAGTGATGCGGCAAACGCTGGGAAAGGTATTACGGGAATGGCGGTTCGAAACGATGTGGGGCTGGGACTTTCCGATGTTGGCGATGACCGCCGCCCGGCTCGGTCAACCGGAGATAGCGGTCTCCTGCCTGTTGATGGATTCACCGAAAAATACCTACCTCCCCAATGGCCACAACTGCCAGGGGGATCGCCCGGACCTTCCCCTCTACCTCCCGGGGAACGGAGGGCTGTTAACCGCGGTGGCGCTGATGGCGGCGGGTTGGGATGGATGCGGGACGGAGACCCCCGGATTCCCGAAGGATGGCGGCTGGAAGGTGCGCTGGGAAGGGTTGCGACCGTTGATTTAG
- a CDS encoding glycoside hydrolase family 43 protein, with the protein MNWITNPILRGFNPDPSIVRVGDDYYIATSTFEWFPGVQIHHSRDLMNWELIAHPLNRPSQLDMKGNPASGGVWAPCLSHDRGVFYLVYTDVKTSKTLAKDTHNFLVTAADIRGDWSEPVYLNSCGFDPSLFHDDDGRHWLLSMVTDHRKGRNPFGGIILQEYSVHGQCLTGPEYRIFQGTELGCTEGPHLYKRGAFYYLITAEGGTGLGHAVTLARSREITGPYEVDPANPILTSRNDPTLALQKAGHADLVQTQNGQWYMVHLCSRPIPSRGRYPLGRETAIQKVEWTEDHWLRLESGGNRPLVKVPAPGFPVCPAPAVPARDDFDGPRLSLHFQTLRIPLVEDSLSLTERPGFLRLKGRESLSSKHHQALVARRQQSFTYTAATCVEFEPENYKQMAGLVCLYDHENFYYLRISYDDQLESKCLGIWSCDNNVFSYPLDRDVLIKDWQRCYLRVRVDYDRLQFYYAQNDREWRAIGPALDAGRLSDDYCREGKFTGAFVGLCCQDLTGRRKHADFDFFEYVEEGRE; encoded by the coding sequence ATGAATTGGATCACCAATCCTATTTTGCGGGGGTTTAACCCCGATCCTTCCATTGTGCGGGTGGGAGACGATTACTATATCGCGACCTCGACCTTTGAATGGTTTCCCGGTGTTCAGATCCATCATTCCCGCGATTTGATGAATTGGGAGTTGATTGCCCATCCGTTAAACCGCCCATCCCAGCTGGATATGAAGGGCAATCCGGCTTCGGGTGGCGTTTGGGCTCCTTGTCTCAGCCATGATCGAGGCGTTTTTTATCTGGTTTATACGGATGTGAAAACTTCCAAAACATTGGCCAAAGACACGCACAACTTCTTGGTGACCGCGGCCGATATCCGGGGCGATTGGTCCGAACCCGTTTACTTAAACAGTTGCGGCTTTGACCCGTCGCTCTTTCATGATGATGACGGCCGGCACTGGCTGCTATCTATGGTAACCGACCACCGCAAAGGCAGAAATCCATTCGGCGGCATTATTTTGCAGGAGTATTCAGTCCACGGCCAGTGCTTGACCGGGCCCGAATATCGTATCTTCCAAGGGACGGAGCTTGGTTGCACCGAAGGGCCGCATCTTTACAAACGGGGCGCGTTTTATTACTTGATCACCGCCGAAGGCGGGACCGGACTGGGACATGCGGTCACGCTGGCCCGTTCCAGGGAGATTACCGGTCCCTATGAGGTAGATCCGGCCAACCCGATCCTGACATCGCGCAATGATCCGACGCTGGCATTACAGAAAGCGGGCCATGCCGATCTGGTCCAAACCCAGAACGGCCAATGGTATATGGTTCATCTGTGCTCCCGGCCGATTCCCTCGCGGGGAAGGTATCCCTTGGGCCGGGAGACGGCGATCCAAAAAGTGGAATGGACGGAAGATCATTGGCTGAGGTTGGAGTCCGGCGGTAACCGACCCCTGGTCAAGGTCCCGGCCCCCGGTTTTCCGGTATGCCCCGCCCCGGCGGTGCCGGCACGGGATGATTTCGATGGTCCGAGGCTGAGCCTTCATTTTCAAACGCTGCGGATACCGCTGGTCGAAGATTCGCTCAGTCTGACGGAGCGGCCCGGGTTTTTACGGCTTAAAGGCCGTGAATCCCTATCCTCCAAACATCACCAAGCTTTGGTTGCCCGCCGCCAGCAGTCATTTACCTATACCGCTGCGACATGCGTGGAGTTTGAGCCGGAAAATTACAAACAAATGGCTGGACTGGTTTGTTTGTATGACCACGAAAACTTCTATTATCTACGAATCTCATATGACGATCAGCTGGAAAGCAAATGTCTGGGGATCTGGAGTTGCGATAACAATGTCTTCAGTTACCCTTTGGACCGGGATGTGCTGATCAAGGATTGGCAACGTTGCTATCTGCGGGTCAGGGTCGATTATGACCGCCTGCAGTTTTACTATGCCCAAAATGACCGGGAATGGCGCGCAATCGGACCGGCGCTGGATGCCGGCCGCCTTTCCGATGACTATTGCAGGGAAGGAAAATTTACCGGCGCTTTTGTCGGACTATGTTGCCAAGACCTGACCGGACGGAGAAAACACGCGGACTTCGATTTCTTCGAATATGTGGAGGAGGGCCGCGAATGA
- a CDS encoding carbohydrate ABC transporter permease, whose product MLNPYRTRRVLYRTIFHLLIFLLGFLMVYPVLWMVFGSFKTNYEILNESLKLLPKVFSVDNYIRGWRGFGNLTFAQFFLNSFIITTLATAGVTISSSLVAYAFARIRFPGRKFLFACMMATMMLPAQVVMIPQYIIFRNLDLTNTFVPLILPSWFSSAFFVFLMMQFIQGLPKELDEAAILDGCSRYSVYTRIIMPLISPALITTFIINFYWKWDDFMGPLIYLSRPKMFPVSLAIKLFADSSSETDFGAMFAMSTLSLLPVFFIFLFFNKYLVEGISTSGLKG is encoded by the coding sequence ATGCTGAATCCTTATCGCACCCGACGGGTTTTATACCGGACCATTTTTCATCTCCTCATCTTCCTTTTGGGTTTTTTGATGGTTTACCCGGTTTTGTGGATGGTCTTCGGCTCTTTCAAAACCAATTATGAAATCTTGAACGAATCCCTCAAACTGTTGCCCAAAGTATTCAGCGTCGATAACTATATCAGAGGTTGGCGCGGTTTCGGCAATTTGACGTTCGCCCAATTTTTCTTGAATTCGTTCATAATTACAACCCTAGCTACGGCCGGCGTGACCATCTCCTCCTCATTGGTGGCCTATGCCTTTGCCCGGATCCGGTTTCCGGGGAGAAAGTTTTTATTTGCTTGTATGATGGCGACAATGATGTTGCCGGCGCAAGTGGTGATGATCCCGCAATATATCATCTTCCGCAACCTTGATCTGACCAATACTTTCGTTCCTTTGATCCTGCCATCCTGGTTTTCCAGCGCCTTTTTTGTCTTCCTGATGATGCAATTCATTCAGGGACTCCCGAAAGAACTGGACGAGGCGGCCATTTTGGATGGTTGCTCACGATATTCGGTTTACACCCGGATTATCATGCCTTTGATCAGTCCGGCCTTGATCACCACGTTCATTATTAATTTCTACTGGAAATGGGATGATTTCATGGGCCCGTTGATCTACCTCAGCCGGCCAAAGATGTTCCCCGTTTCTCTGGCGATCAAGCTCTTCGCCGATTCCTCTTCGGAAACCGATTTTGGGGCGATGTTCGCCATGTCCACCCTTTCCTTGTTGCCGGTCTTTTTCATCTTCCTATTCTTCAACAAATATCTGGTGGAGGGCATCAGCACCAGCGGTTTGAAAGGGTAA
- a CDS encoding carbohydrate ABC transporter permease: protein MPSPKIQKWSFQKLIHHESVCGFIFSSPFIIGFLLFTILPMLYSLYISFTDFKITAAPLWIGLTNYIRMFTGDPQFLKSIAVTLYFVLVSVPLKLAFALIVAYLLTRKNRLDGFYRSVYYLPSLIGGSVAVTLVWKELFATKGVVNNFLSLFGLKTVFWLGDPAYAMWVLVLLTVWQFGSSMIIFAAGLKQIPVTYYESAQIDGASQLQQFFRITLPCLSPVILFNLVMQTISGFMNFTQAFIISKGTGGPMDSTLFYALYLYKRAFNYFEMGYASAMAWILLIMIAIVTALIFKTSDQWVFYESKEEK from the coding sequence ATGCCGTCGCCAAAAATTCAAAAATGGAGTTTTCAAAAGTTGATTCATCATGAATCCGTCTGCGGCTTTATTTTTTCCTCGCCTTTTATCATCGGCTTTTTGCTTTTTACCATCTTGCCCATGCTTTATTCGCTCTATATCTCCTTTACCGATTTTAAGATCACCGCCGCGCCGCTATGGATCGGCCTGACCAACTATATCCGGATGTTTACGGGCGATCCGCAGTTTCTGAAGTCGATCGCCGTTACCCTTTATTTTGTTTTGGTATCGGTTCCATTGAAGCTTGCCTTCGCCTTGATCGTCGCTTACCTGTTAACCCGCAAAAACCGGTTGGACGGCTTTTACCGCTCGGTCTATTACCTTCCTTCCCTCATCGGCGGCAGTGTGGCGGTGACTCTGGTATGGAAGGAATTGTTCGCGACCAAAGGCGTGGTCAATAATTTCCTGTCCCTGTTCGGCCTGAAGACCGTTTTCTGGCTGGGCGATCCGGCGTACGCCATGTGGGTCCTGGTGCTGTTAACAGTCTGGCAGTTCGGTTCCTCGATGATCATCTTCGCCGCCGGCCTGAAACAAATCCCGGTCACCTACTACGAATCGGCCCAGATTGACGGCGCGTCCCAACTGCAGCAATTTTTCCGGATAACGCTGCCCTGTCTGTCGCCGGTCATTCTCTTCAACCTGGTGATGCAGACCATCTCCGGATTCATGAACTTTACCCAGGCATTCATCATTTCCAAAGGCACCGGAGGGCCGATGGACAGCACCCTTTTTTACGCCTTGTATCTGTATAAACGGGCCTTTAACTACTTTGAGATGGGGTATGCCAGCGCCATGGCCTGGATTTTACTGATCATGATCGCCATCGTGACCGCCCTCATCTTCAAGACGTCGGATCAATGGGTATTTTACGAGTCAAAGGAGGAGAAATGA